ATAGCAAATCGTGCAGCAGTAGTAAATGTCAAGCCAGACGTGGTTGATGCCATTAAATCTCTACGTCATCAGTATCTGTGCACTCGGGAAGCAGGACGACGAAGACTTGACACAGTCGATGTAATCACATCTCTTCGTCTCCGATACCTGCGCAGTGTAGGTTGCGACGTCCGCAATAGAGAGAAAAGGCCCGCCAAATGCAAGGCAGATCTCGAGTTCAAGGGCAACGGACTGTCCTCAAGAAGCAGTCGCATATATTCTCCATCAAGGGCAACCTGCAAACGTGAACTTGAATGCCATCCAGAAAATATCAGGGGACATTCTGAACAAGTGAAATCTGCATTAAGTCCAAGTTCCAACAAGGATGATTTTAATAGTAGTGACACATCCTTTAGGCCAAGGTCAAAGACTGAAGTGCCATACTGTACAAGCAAGATGTCTGTTACTGGACTCTTTCCTCTACATCTGTGGGAAGACATCTCTGCGAAATttattttcgcacttccaaaaaTTTATAGCGAGTATTCATCCGACTTTGTTCTGTAATATTTGGTCAAAGACCAATTTCGAATTCAGTatatatttctgtgaaattatATCAATTTCTCATTATTTTATCGTTCACTGTTACAGCTATGCACTGAGCGATACACTCTAATATTTGGAGTGTTTattaaacattaaatcacaaaaCATAGCAGTGTATGCCTCTGACATTCTTTCCACTTATCTATGGTGCAAACTGAATTATGCATCAGATCCCACGGCTGAAAGTACTGTGCTCACAGAACAAACTCATTTTTTCTCATGAAAGCACTGTCAACAAGAACCGAATGAACTTTCATTGATAGTCATATCCCTACCAACGTAAAACCATGCATGTTTGCAAGTATTTTCCCTGAATCTCCCGACGGGCTCTGTACCCCCTTTTGCCAACGTGGGTTCGTCCaaagccattgttatcaatggtgattgtggacctgtttaccgGTAATCGGGGTGAACCTAGAACTTTTTCTGACACATGCAACGAAAACGTGCTTTTAAAAAAAGCAGTCGTCAAACGTAACAGTTTTTGAGCCATTAATATCTATTTCTCATGTCGTATTCCTCTAATATGACCATCAATATCACATAATGCCCACTTTTAAGGTAATAAGCACCTCCAAACAAAAATACCTAAATtattgcttaaactttcctaagggaaactttaaaccgTCCTTTTTCTAattcaagaataacaatcaggTGATACCTTGCaacttttggtactggagaaaccaAATATACTTAACATACGCAACgctcgaaattcaaaatggcaccCAATCCGATCCTTGTGTTAACAGTacgggaaaaaaaataaagtttcgattttcacaaaacaagacggttgaaactttatttactccacaagCTGAAACGAGTCCGCGCAAACTGTAGACCAGGAAAGtgttgcaaaaatttgagtccgaatatctgtcccaaagacGCATATTCAACCTGAAAATTCAGTATTTTCATGGCATTTGCCTTCTGCCGGAAAAATGGAATGAGTGACGTTCATAGAGTGGACCGATCAGGTTTTTATACAGTGTTTCAGCTTCGTGTTCTTCATGCTTATCAACCTTTTatctttggaaaaaaaattgaattaacTTCCAGTTTAATCCTGCTCTATCAAGTTTAATATAAAGCAGATGAAACATCCGTGGGTATTATGAAAATTATggcaattctctctctctctctctctctctctctctctctctctctctctctctctctctctctctctctctctctctctctctctctctctctctctctctctctctccgttttgtgacaaaaacaaaaaacttacATGCAACTTACAAGCAAACCTTacatgatttgatttgatttgattcaaTGACTTTTGAATATGGGCGCAATGTCTTATTTGTTCAACTCATTTAATCAGCGTCAAACTTGCTATTTGGATTTTGTGTTAGCcatcaaaagaaagaaaaatgagAAAGCTCGTTCAGattattttcatgcaaattttaattttacaatacAACCGCATGACAATGCATCTctaaaatttacatcgaaactTTGACAATTACATGGCTTTATTTACGGATAATTTTATGTTAGAAAACTGCAGTTTGAaactgtgtgtatgtatgtatttcttTAATTTGCAGAGgtatttcttatttttgtaacaGAATTGTCAATGGTATGCATTTTTTATCAGTGCTTTAGTACTCCTCtccttcttcttctccttctcCTTCGACGGAATCGACACCGACTTCTTCGTAGTCTTTCTCCAAAGCTGCCAAATCTTCACGAGCCTCGGAGAACTCTCCTTCCTCCATACCTTCACCGACATACCAGTGGACGAAAGCACGCTTGGCGTACATCAAATCGAACTTGTGGTCAAGACGAGCCCAGGCTTCGGCGATGGCGGTGGTGTTGCTCAACATGCAGACAGCACGCTGTACTTTAGCCAAGTCACCACCTGGTACAACGGTCGGTGGTTGGTAGTTGATACCGACTTTGAAACCAGTTGGGCACCAGTCGACGAACTGAATGGTACGTTTGGTCTTGATGGTGGCGATGGCTGCATTGACGTCTTTTGGTACAACATCACCACGGTACAACATACAGCAGGCCATGTACTTGCCGTGACGAGGGTCGCATTTTACCATCTGGTTGGCGGGCTCGAAGCAGGCATTGGTGATTTCTGCAACAGAAAGCTGCTCATGGTAGGCCTTCTCAGCAGAGATGACTGGGGCGTAGGTAGCAAGTGGGAAGTGGATACGTGGATAGGGCACCAAGTTGGTCTGGAACTCAGTCAAGTCGACGTTGAGGGCACCATCGAAACGGAGAGATGCGGTGATGGAGGAGACGATCTGACCAATGAGACGATTCAGGTTGGTGTAGGTTGGGCGCTCGATGTCGAGATTACGACGACAGATATCGTAGATGGCTTCATTGTCAACCATGAAAGCACAGTCGGAGTGCTCCAGGGTGGTGTGGGTGGTCAGGATGGAATTGTATGGCTCGACAACCGCGGTGGAGACCTGTGGAGCTGGGTAGATGGAGAATTCCAGTTTGGACTTCTTACCGTAGTCGACGGACAGACGTTCCATCAACAGGGAAGTGAAACCAGAACCAGTGCCACCACCGAAGCTGTGGAAGATCAGGAAACCTTGTAGACCGGTACACTGGTCAGCGAGCTTACGGATTCTGTCCAGGACCAAATCGATGATTTCTTTACCGATGGTGTAGTGACCACGGGCATAGTTGTTGGCGGCGTCTTCCTTGCCAGTGATCAACTGCTCGGGGTGGAAAAGCTGACGGTATGTTCCGGTACGAACTTCGTCTGTTGGAAGAGAAAGCACGGTCAGCTAAACAGGGATATAAAGAAGCtcgaaaaatgaatgaaaaatgaatgcGACTTTATTTCAAAGTCCTTCTCCTTAAACTTAGAAAGGAGAAGCCAGACTGTCTATGGACTAATAGACTTACCGATTACAGTTGGTTCCAAGTCGACGAAGACGGCACGGGGGACGTGTTTGCCAGCGCCGGTCTCGCTGAAGAAAGTGTTGAAGGAGTCGTCACCACCTCCAATGGTCTTGTCGCTTGGCATCTGACCATCAGGCTGGATACCGTGCTCCAGACAGTACAACTCCCAGCAGGCATTACCGATCTGGACACCGGCTTGACCAATGTGGACTGAGATACATTCACGCTATTAAAAGGATATCGATATAGataaataaaacacatcttAACTAGTATATTATTCATTCGAAAGACGTTagtaataaataattaaatggAACACTGGGTTTTGAATGTAGTGGGTTAGTAAGCGTCGCGCAACAAATCATAAAATCGATCGTTACGCAGAAACCTACCGACACTAAGAGCAGTAAGACGTTAAAATTGTGGAGTTTGCAAAGTTTAAGATTGCCAAGATTCTGATATACGTGTTCAAACAAAATTGTACGATCTTCCAATCTTGCAAAAGAAAAGAGCGACTGTCTATCGTAAATGTAAAAGGATTCCACTGTTTCGCGTTGTCTCTATATGTCACTAGCTTTTCTCTTTTGAAGTCTTTCTTGACCGATGCAAGTTTTACATCTTATCAGGATAAAATAATCGAATTGCGCCATACTCCAACAAAGAGAATAAGCAACAAGAATAGTCACTCACCATGTTTGGTTGTATTCAGCGGTTTGTTAAACCAGGTTGCTAGTTCGTGTTCTAATAGGCGTTAGCCTCACTGCAGGACAGCGATGAGTCGGACGTGAGAACGCAAAGTATGAACTATACTATCCGGTTCTTCAGTTTTTATACCAGCCCCTCTGTAAATGATCCCCGTAGAAACGGGCTAAACCATTATTTACAGGGGAGTCGTTTTAGAAATTACCACCTGGATTATTTTGTGGTATTCTCCAATAACTCAAATACCGACAATTGTGCAGACGGAGATGATAGTTTTTAATTTTAGCATAGCattgaaaatgatatattgGATTATTAATCTTcgaaaaaaaataatccacctaCCTGACCTATTGACAGTAAAAGCTAGTCGCTGGCTTTATCACTCAcgtagaaatattttcattgagtGCGACTCAAAATAGTCCCTGGCACAAACGAGAGTTCGCAAGATGTACCCGGTAGCAAATAGTGTTAAAAACTATTTTCTGCATTTCGATATAATCTCTTGTAAGACAATGCCAAAAGCATGACTTTTGACGAAAACTGTGAAAGTTTTACTCAACTTCTTGTCGGCGCGTTAGGATACGTCTCGGTTGAAGACAAAGGTTTGTACCCCGACAAAGAGTTTATCTAACTTAACAATGAGATCTTCGATTTTTTCACCATGTACATCACTTATGTTCGTAAGCCCAGGCCATTTACGGAACTGGACAAGGACGAGTCGAAGTCGAAATTATTGTCCGCAGAGTAATGCTAAACATTAACTATCATAGTAGCTGAAATGTCTGTAGTTctatgttttatgttttcaaatgaTTCAAACTGCTATTGTTGATGACGACCCAATTAATTTTTCATCGGTACTCGCTTTGCTAACCAAGGCAAactgttttgttttccttttaaatctctgtgacgtcacagtcaCTCTCATAATTTAAAAGCCGAGGAACACGATTAACGCTGGATTGCAGTGTTCcaacttcttgaataatgaaGTGAAATGGCACCGCCATTTACTGAGAACTTAAGTTGCCGAGATCATCTGTATCTGGAGTGCGTTTAGTCTAATCTCCAACAaaacaaactttataaaataacCCGTGAGCATGCCAATACAGATTAAGCGACAACTTTGATAGTTCTTAAGTCTCCAGCTGGCtaaaaaaagttacatgaattTATCATGATATAAACATTTTGCATGTGAAAGGATGGACAGGTAATGTATTATCCATGAGAAAAACTCAGCAACGGTTGAAAACTCCAACTGTTGATGGATACGATTTGTTTGCACTTTTTGTCTTTGCAACGTGATGTGTCACCGTGACTGTCAGGATGACAACACTTAGAATGCCAAGCAACCAAGCAAAGAAAGCAACACAAATTAAAAGACGGTGACGTGTCagttttcttgatttgaatgtttttctCTAACTTTCTCCCTTTCATATTTAGGTCCAAAGTTGCGCGTTTGTTGTATTGGGTTTCTTCCGATTACTAGCCCG
This is a stretch of genomic DNA from Ptychodera flava strain L36383 chromosome 21, AS_Pfla_20210202, whole genome shotgun sequence. It encodes these proteins:
- the LOC139121276 gene encoding tubulin alpha-1A chain, whose protein sequence is MRECISVHIGQAGVQIGNACWELYCLEHGIQPDGQMPSDKTIGGGDDSFNTFFSETGAGKHVPRAVFVDLEPTVIDEVRTGTYRQLFHPEQLITGKEDAANNYARGHYTIGKEIIDLVLDRIRKLADQCTGLQGFLIFHSFGGGTGSGFTSLLMERLSVDYGKKSKLEFSIYPAPQVSTAVVEPYNSILTTHTTLEHSDCAFMVDNEAIYDICRRNLDIERPTYTNLNRLIGQIVSSITASLRFDGALNVDLTEFQTNLVPYPRIHFPLATYAPVISAEKAYHEQLSVAEITNACFEPANQMVKCDPRHGKYMACCMLYRGDVVPKDVNAAIATIKTKRTIQFVDWCPTGFKVGINYQPPTVVPGGDLAKVQRAVCMLSNTTAIAEAWARLDHKFDLMYAKRAFVHWYVGEGMEEGEFSEAREDLAALEKDYEEVGVDSVEGEGEEEGEEY